The Equus caballus isolate H_3958 breed thoroughbred chromosome 19, TB-T2T, whole genome shotgun sequence DNA window TTACTGGGATTTGCCTCTGTTCACTCAAACACAGACCTGCCTCCACTGTGGAGCTAAATGTGATGAGTCTCCAGGCTGCCCGGCTGTATTATTATCACAGTCGCCATCATCGAGTCCTGTTCAGAGGAACTACACTCTTTTACTGCTTAAAGCACTTATGAAGCCACATTGAAAACATACagcatataaaatgtttaatttcttttcttctttaattattttaatatggcATGATCACCTGCTTAAAGTTGTTTCTAAGTTTTTGAAAAACAGATACATACATGAAGGTGTTTAATAGGTACTCCCACCTTGTCATTAAACGCTAAAGCAATTATAACTGCAAAAAACTTTGTACACAAAGCAAAGCAGAGCCACATCTCATCTTTACAATTGTGTGACTgttttaataaaaagagaatagaTATTAGTATGAGATCTAAACATTTCTCTTTAGCATTTTTGCCAGTGAATTTATgactttcttatttctcaggctgtagatAATTGGATTCAACAAAGGAATGATGACAGTGTAAAATAGAGAGTCCATCATATCTTGGTCATCTGCTTGTGCAGATCCAGGGCGCACATACATGAAGAGAAGAGGGCCATAGtataaagagacagagaagagatgggctccacaggtggagaaggctttccTGATGCCTTGTGCAGACTTCCTTTTTAAGATTGTAAAGAGAACAAGTGTATAAGAGACAAGAACAGTCAGAATGGTGAACACCTGTATGGACCCAGAGAAAATAAATACCACCAGAATGTTAATAGAAGGGTCAGTACAGGAAATCTTAAACAATGGCATAATGTCACAGTAAAAATGATGTATTATGATGGAACTGCAGAAGGTTAATCTGAATAAAAATCCTATATGAATTAAGACATGAAGAAAGCCACCTAAAAAGGACAAAACTAATAGCCTAATGCATAGTCTGTTGGTCATAATCACTGGATAAAGTAAAGGTTTGCAtatggccacatagcgatcataTGCCATCGTTGCCAGTAGAAAACATTCTGTGGTTACactgaatgcaaaggaaaaaaattgtatcatgcattcagagagagagatcatcttACTCGTGGCAAAGAAGTTGACCAGCATCTTGGGGGTCACTGTGGATGATATCCAAGCATCCACAAAAGCCAAACTCCCAAGGAataagtacatgggggtgtgaagtTGAGGGTCATTCCATATAAGAGCAATCAGAACAAGGTTCCCCACAATAGTGGTGAAATATACAACCAAGaataccaggaagagggggatgtGCCACTCTGGTTGATACGTAAGTCCTGTGAGAATAAACCGTGTCAGCAATgttgcattttccttttccatgtccTCACTGGGTGCTGCCTGAAATGGAAttgagtaaatgaaaaaaaatcaccaaggATTTGTAATGTGAAAGTATAgagaagagagttgaaataaaattatacacatCAGAATTTCTCCTTAAGTTTTTTTATTACCTCTATAATTGGTGAGATCTATTTTGGGGGaattgaacaaatggaaaaaatagggtaatttcacttaaaaatgtgcagaaacagatttagaaaaaaggaaattcattcTAAGTATGTGTTAAAGTTTTGAGGATACCATTGAGTATAATAGGGAAATTCTGTGTGTGGAACATGGTCGTTGGGTCAAAGGAAAAGAAGTTGAAGGGCCTAGGTAATGAAGTAAATGCAAACGCATGTGAAGGATCTTGAATTGTATTCCTCAGGCAATAAGCATGCACTGAAAACTTAAAGACAGAGAGTGGTGTtgtaaggtatttttaaaattaaacacataGTATTTAAGAAAGGTAGACTTCTGGAAGGGCAAGTTGGAATCAGGAATATTATGTGGGAAGCTAATACTCTTGTCCAGTGGTTTCCAAGCAGATTACACATCAGAATTGTCTGAGGAATTTTTTGCAAAATATAGCTTGTGAGGTATTACTGTAGAAATTTATTCAGTGAGTCAAGAATGGGGTCtaatatctgcattttaaaaattctctcctAGTGATTCAAATGCATGCCAAATGCCTAGTAAATGAGTGACATGACATTGGGAgtaatgaggaggaagagagataGATGCAAAAGAATTGAGAACATATGCTCACTAGGACTTGGTCACATATTAGATAGGAAGGGAGTGAGCAGTGAAGAAGAGTGCAGTCACTTGGTGACTTGGCAGATGGTCATCAAAAATTGAGGTTGAGAACTCAGATGCAGTGGCGGGTTTGTGGAGAGAGCATCCCCTGAACGACCAGGTGAGATAGCTTAGGAGGATGAATCTACTAGCGCTTAATAGAAATAATGTTTTTTGAGTGACTGGGGCAGCTGTAGGCATGTTtatggatgacctatccattgcaGAGAGTGCATAAAGTAAAGATAAGGAAGGCATGGAAAGAAACTTGAGGAAGTTTATTAAGGAAATTGTAAAGTGGATACATAACATATATTCTATGGCcaacatcttttctctttttctaccaCATAATCTTGGTGGCCAGCAGAGGTTACCACAGTCAAGAAGCCAAAAGAGCTTGAAAATGACTTTCCCATCCAACTTGCACCCTGTGGAGTGAGGGTACTTGACCTAGATTTGGCTTATTAAACCCACTTATCTTACATTTGGAAtatggagaaagggagaaaaacatagagagacaaagagaatattGGTTGCCAAGGCAGCAATAGGAAGAGTGCAGCAAATGTACCCTACACCCACAGCAGTGGCATTGTCAGTGTGAGCTGCATTCCAGGTTCATCAGCAGTGACAGCGGCTCTCATTGACTTAGTATTGGGACATGATTTTGGCTGTTGAT harbors:
- the OR5H40 gene encoding olfactory receptor family 5 subfamily H member 40 — its product is MEKENATLLTRFILTGLTYQPEWHIPLFLVFLVVYFTTIVGNLVLIALIWNDPQLHTPMYLFLGSLAFVDAWISSTVTPKMLVNFFATSKMISLSECMIQFFSFAFSVTTECFLLATMAYDRYVAICKPLLYPVIMTNRLCIRLLVLSFLGGFLHVLIHIGFLFRLTFCSSIIIHHFYCDIMPLFKISCTDPSINILVVFIFSGSIQVFTILTVLVSYTLVLFTILKRKSAQGIRKAFSTCGAHLFSVSLYYGPLLFMYVRPGSAQADDQDMMDSLFYTVIIPLLNPIIYSLRNKKVINSLAKMLKRNV